ACCGACCGTGTAGAAGAAACctagctagctggttagctGCAATGCTCGTGTAAGCGATGGATAGGCCGTGGGCACTTACTGAGTGATCAGGGCCCGTAAATGCTGAAATTGAGGTTCAAGACCTACTGTAAGGCCCACAACGACgcagtgtttgtttattttggttGTGCTTGCCACGGACAGCTAGTTATCTGGCTAGCTAGGTAAAATTGGTGAAAAACTTAGTAGTAAATTTAACCATAACCTAATACTCAAGATAGCATAGTTAGTTAAAGTTAGATCTTAATTCACCGTTACGTTAGCCAGCACTAGCATAGTATCGTTAGCGGTAGCTTTGAATTTGAACTGACCAGTTAGTGTCCCTGACTGCTGCTAACCTAGACTAACGCAGCTATGCTAGCGTTAAGGCGTTCCAGGTGAGGTTGTAATACAGGCTAAACCTGCTAGCCAAAATGGCTACAATGATCAGCAAGCACAACAAGTTAACGCTAACTTGCTAGCTCGACACTTTACCCTTCCAAGTTGAATTGTATCCAAATTTGTAAATCAAATTAATCAGTTACTTTGCTATTGGTATAGTAATTCGTCCATTTGTAGGAGTGACATTGCCCTATTACAGTGCTTATGTTATGACAGCCTGGGTTTAGTGTACATATGTCCCGATAAGCTGGCGTTTAGCTAACATATACAATTGAATGTAATGTTTCTTTTTAGATCGATAATACTTACACGATTGTTTATAGctgtttaaaaaataaagaaaaaatcaTATTTATCGGGTTCATCTGTGAATGTTTTAGTGATCCATatatgtagctagctactgaATCCAACCCGCCTATTTTTAGACTAGTGCGAGGTGCTTGAACTCGGCTTCAAGGTGCTAATCTTTTTGCCATAAAAGGGTGGTGAATGTTTCATCTGCCTTTCATTCATCCGTTTTTCATCACTGAAGTTAATTATAtttatgtactgtacagtttGTTGACCTAAAATACACTACTCAAtctgttgtttgttttcatttcaGTTTTTAAGGTGAGAAAGGGTTTGCAATGGGGGCGTTTTTGGACAAGCCAAAGATGGAGAAGCACAATGCCCACGGCGAGGGTAACAACCTGAGCTATGGCCTGAGCAGTATGCAAGGTTGGAGGGTGGAAATGGAAGatgcacacacagctgtcattgGCCTGTCTCGTGGGTTGGACCCCTGGTCCTTCTTTGCTGTCTATGATGGGCATGCCGGCTCTCAGGTGGCCAAGTACTGCTGTGAGCACCTGCTTGAGCACATCACCAGCAATCCAGACTTCCTGAGCGCACTGGAGCCGGAGCCCAACGTGGAAAGTGTGAAGAATGGCATCCGTACAGGCTTCCTCCAGATCGATGAACACATGCGCACCATCTCTGAAAAGAAGCACGGAGTGGACAGGAGCGGGTCCACCGCGGTCGGGGTGATGTTATCCCCCGGTCACATCTACTTCATCAACTGTGGAGACTCGCGGGGCCTCCTCAGTCGCGGTGGCGCGGTGCACTTCTTCACACAGGACCACAAGCCCAGCAACcccctggagaaggagaggatccAGAACGCCGGAGGCTCCGTCATGATCCAGCGAGTCAACGGCTCCCTGGCGGTCTCACGGGCCCTGGGAGACTTCGACTACAAATGTGTGCATGGCAAAGGTCCCACGGAGCAGCTGGTGTCCCCGGAACCCGAGGTGTACGCCATCGAGAGATCCGAGGCGGAAGACGAGTTCATCGTCTTGGCTTGCGACGGGATCTGGGATGTCATGGCCAACGAGGAACTGTGTGACTTTGTCAGGTCCAGGCTGGAGGTGACGGATGATCTTGAAAGAGTCTGCAATGAAATAGTTGACACGTGCTTGTACAAGGTGAGGCTTGTAAATTTTTATAAAACCACATTATGTTAACTGCATGAGTGTGTAGATGTGGGATGCTGTGACACAAGTGTATAATGCAGTTGTTTTCTTTtatcttctctttctttgaGCAGGGAAGTCGGGACAATATGAGTGTTGTGCTGATCTGCTTCCCAGGGGCCCCAAAGGTATCTCCAGATGCTGTGAAAAGGGAGGCGGAGCTGGATAAATACCTGGAGAACAGAGTAGAAGGTGGAGCTACTAAATGGGCTTAGATAGTCCCAGAAAACAAGAAAACTTTATGATGAACTTAGATGGTCAGGCTCACAAGACCaaaattcaaatcaactgtctatGTGGCTGGCGTTCtcattttgttctttttttactGACAGAGATCATAAAGAAGCAGGGAGATGAAGGTGTTCCTGATTTGGTTCACGTGATGCGGACATTAGCATCAGAAAGCATCCCTAATCTTCCTCCGGGGGGAGAGCTTGCCAGCAAGTGAGTTTTCTTCCCGTTATGTTAATAATCAGCTGGTGTTATTGTGATGATTTGAAGTAAAATATTTAATTTGGGATAGAGTAAAGGTTGATGGTAATGACCTCATCACTCAAACTGAATATATACATTTGTTAGTAGGGATGTACGAATATTTAGCTGGTAAGAGGTCTCAAATAGGCAGCAAATTTGCCGCCCGTAAGTGCTCAAATTTCGCTCTTGTTCGGCTTAGCCATTATTACGGAACCAAAGTAAAATTAGTTTCAGGTTGGATCTTCGACTGCTATACTCCCTTAGTTTTCCTTAtgtccgctctcagcagttagGATATTTTGATATCAGGTGGTTTTACATACAAATTTCaaactcaaatcaaatgtatttgtatagccctttttacacgcaagcatgtcacagagggcttcacatacgcccaaaCAAGGGCGATCATGTCAGCGGGGTAGAAATAGGCCTACTTAACAAAACCTTTTCAAAGTTTCTGATAAGGACATTACATTTGCAGTCTGCAGTGCTGGTACAGAAGAAATGCAGAAAAGGTGCCGATTACAAAGTGAAATATgaataaaggggggggggggtaaataggCATTTTTGTTTTTTGGCCAAGTGCATCCTGAATTTTCAGTTTTGGTTTTGGCCCAGATTTTTATTTGGTACGTCTCTATTCCTTAAGGGTTCCTCAGGGTTGTAAAAGCCTAAATCTTTGGTCGGTTAAATAATGCCATGCAGCCTCGGGTAGCTGGCTTTGTTAGCTGGCTTTGTTAGCTAACAAACCTTTGAGAATTACTATACaggtgtctgtttgtctgttgcaCTATTATTGACTTTCCAGTTGTGCTAGTATTTACTTTTAGTTCAACATCTAAACAAAACTGTTGCTTGTTTAAACCTAGACGGAGCGTTATTGAAGCAGTGTACAACAAACTCAACCCCTACCGAAGTGATGACACAGTAAGTATCGCTTTGATGCTCTTTTTTAAGCTTAtgtttgtgcgtttgtgtcgctacctgtgtgcgtgtgcatctcACAAAACGTTTGCACGTGTCTTTTATGTTTCCTAACGCTCGTTCATCACTTTATTATGCGCATTTGTAGTTTCAATGTGCCACTTAATTTTTCTAAATTCACTTGACTCATATCATATGTCTGAACAAACGGTAGAAATGTCGTATGAGTTGTTAATCAATCACCTCAAGACTCAGCAAAGTGTCATGATCCTACCAAACAGCCCAATCATTTATAACAATTTCATTAATACATTTTTCATTTATGAGACATATTCTCACTAAATCATGATTGATTTCAAACCCTTTATTCTTGGTTCCCTGTTCTTATTTTCATATTTACCTGGGCAATAGTAACAGTATTAAGTTGCATTTAACAAAGCGAATATGGCATTTATGTACATTTAGTCTTCGGAATGGACAGAATTGGGTTTCAAGTACCAACCTCTATTTAACAAATGACCAGCCACAACTTGAGTTTTCTGAAGAATGGGGTAGTCTAAATAATTTGACTACATGCTACTGTATAAAAAATTAGTTTCAACTGTAATGATCACTAAACAGTAGGAAACACAAGGGTGTTACAAGATTGAGTGTA
The Osmerus mordax isolate fOsmMor3 chromosome 9, fOsmMor3.pri, whole genome shotgun sequence genome window above contains:
- the ppm1aa gene encoding protein phosphatase 1A isoform X1 is translated as MGAFLDKPKMEKHNAHGEGNNLSYGLSSMQGWRVEMEDAHTAVIGLSRGLDPWSFFAVYDGHAGSQVAKYCCEHLLEHITSNPDFLSALEPEPNVESVKNGIRTGFLQIDEHMRTISEKKHGVDRSGSTAVGVMLSPGHIYFINCGDSRGLLSRGGAVHFFTQDHKPSNPLEKERIQNAGGSVMIQRVNGSLAVSRALGDFDYKCVHGKGPTEQLVSPEPEVYAIERSEAEDEFIVLACDGIWDVMANEELCDFVRSRLEVTDDLERVCNEIVDTCLYKGSRDNMSVVLICFPGAPKVSPDAVKREAELDKYLENRVEEIIKKQGDEGVPDLVHVMRTLASESIPNLPPGGELASKRSVIEAVYNKLNPYRSDDTAPDILFFRGFS
- the ppm1aa gene encoding protein phosphatase 1A isoform X2 — protein: MGAFLDKPKMEKHNAHGEGNNLSYGLSSMQGWRVEMEDAHTAVIGLSRGLDPWSFFAVYDGHAGSQVAKYCCEHLLEHITSNPDFLSALEPEPNVESVKNGIRTGFLQIDEHMRTISEKKHGVDRSGSTAVGVMLSPGHIYFINCGDSRGLLSRGGAVHFFTQDHKPSNPLEKERIQNAGGSVMIQRVNGSLAVSRALGDFDYKCVHGKGPTEQLVSPEPEVYAIERSEAEDEFIVLACDGIWDVMANEELCDFVRSRLEVTDDLERVCNEIVDTCLYKGSRDNMSVVLICFPGAPKVSPDAVKREAELDKYLENRVEEIIKKQGDEGVPDLVHVMRTLASESIPNLPPGGELASKRSVIEAVYNKLNPYRSDDTDSASTDDMW